In the Proteiniborus ethanoligenes genome, one interval contains:
- a CDS encoding permease — MFTKALYVLAIFLTVFSFVKDKKKTKIALKKAWKSFESILPQFLAILILIGIMLAVLSPETISKLLGSGSGIIGMLGAGLIGSITLIPAFVAFPLTAALYNNGAGITQVAVFVSTLMMVGVATMPLEMKYFGKAGTITRNLLAFILSFVVAGIMGAILA, encoded by the coding sequence ATGTTTACAAAAGCTTTATACGTACTAGCAATTTTTTTAACTGTTTTTTCCTTTGTAAAGGATAAGAAAAAGACAAAGATTGCTTTAAAAAAAGCATGGAAATCCTTCGAGAGCATATTACCTCAATTTTTGGCTATTCTTATTTTAATCGGCATAATGCTTGCAGTTTTAAGTCCAGAAACTATATCAAAGCTATTAGGCTCAGGGTCAGGAATAATCGGTATGCTGGGAGCAGGACTCATAGGCTCTATTACCTTAATACCTGCTTTTGTTGCATTTCCACTAACAGCAGCCTTGTATAATAATGGTGCAGGAATAACTCAAGTGGCAGTGTTTGTATCTACCCTCATGATGGTAGGAGTTGCAACTATGCCACTAGAAATGAAGTATTTTGGCAAGGCAGGTACTATTACAAGAAATTTACTTGCATTTATTCTATCCTTTGTAGTCGCAGGTATAATGGGGGCGATATTAGCATGA